Below is a window of Equus quagga isolate Etosha38 chromosome 1, UCLA_HA_Equagga_1.0, whole genome shotgun sequence DNA.
GGTATGTACAGTTCCAAGCACACTGCTTAGCTCATATTTGTTGCTCGAGAAGCAACTTGTGTTGTCGTTatgggaaacagaggctcagaaagtttgTGCTCCTGAAGATCATTGACTGCTTTCAGATGAGGTTgtgagaggcaggagaggaaggggtaTGCCACAGCTGACTCATCCAAGACCAACACCCAttcccttccccccccccccagcccccacccctgaaGAGGCACCCCATTCCCAGCCTGGCTGGGCTGCAGAAGAACAGCAGTGTCAGAGACCCTGGCCTCAAAGAACCTCCTTGCCAGGATCTGAGACAttcagctgccccctccccacccccgtgTCTGACCTGGACAGAGTCCTCAGCTGCCCCCATTTTAATCAGACTCAAGCTTTTTCCCCTTGAAGATGTTCAGAGGCAGCGGGTGAGCTAGACAGGGAGGGAAATTCCTGCGTTCCATAACAGGTCACGGCTGTGAGGCAGTGGCGCCAAGGTGGCACAGGCCAGGTCTTCGCTGACTTTTCAGAACTTGTTCTGATTCCCAGCAGCACAGGCCAGGATTACAAGGGCTCGTGCTCTTTTGCATCACTCACCCTGCCCAGGACAGCAAGGGCACGTTGAGGCTTCCAGCTGAACCCTGATCCTGCCTGCCCTCCTTGGGGGCTCAGAATGCCCTGGCTGCCACGAGGGCTGGAATTCTCGCAACTCTCCAACCACCACATCTTTTTGGCCCAAGTGCAACTATTTTGGATTGTGAGTCTTGGTAGGGAAGAAACCCTATATCACATCTCCTTAAATCCCCTCCCAGGCcctctttgtccttttccttaAATCTATGTTCATCATGAAATATAACATAGTCAAAGAATAGTGTACAGGTTACCAACTTATTATAAATTGATCTCCCACCTAACCGCCATCCAAGCAGTAGGAGAGAACTGGGCcaacctccccagcctccctcaggTCCCTTCCTGACCAACCCCACCCCAGAAGTCACCCCAATCCTGACTTTTATGGTCGTTGCTTCCTTACTGGTCCTTATGGTTTTACCACCTAGATATGCACCCTAAATAAGATGAATTATCTTTGCCTGATTCTGACCTTCATATACCTAATTCATACAGCACATCTGCTTTTtggtctgcattttaaaaatgcatccaTGTAGTAGGAGATGTAGGCGCACACACAAAATTGTGCACAGCAGCGTTGTTCACAGTGGCGCCAAACTGAGAGCCACGCTGGTGTGCAACAGTAGAATAGATAATAATCGTGAACACACACAGTGGAATCCTATACAGCAATGACAGCGAACAGACCCCAGCCACAGCAATAGCATGCATGAGAAGCTTCCAGAAATGCTGAGATGAATTTAGAGATAGATGCAAAATTGGTCCATATCCACATAGCAGTGACCAAATGAACCTCCACCAGACACAATTTCTACATCCATGAACAAGAGCTATTACACAACTATCAGTCTCCTACAACGTACACAGCTGTAAATTAACTGAAACAATGAAAGGGAGAGATGGGGGGTGCTAGATAGAAGacccagtaattttttttttgcctatttcaaagtcttttttagtttttccccaCAGTTCCTTAGTGGGGAATTGGAGGCCCCTTGCTTTACCACGCTTCCGCCTTCGCAGCCTCAGCTCTCTCTGCATCCTTACCTGAGCCCTGTGCTCACACTGAGCGGGACTTTCCTGAATGCTCTGGGAACATGTTGACCCCTTCTAACCCCAACatcctcacttccttccttttctagtGTATTCCCTCGCACCTCCTCTGCCTGGCCTTGGCCCCAGAAGACATCCCCATGCTCATTCCCTCAGTGCTTTTGACTTCAAACACTCCATTCCCACCTCCACCTTTGTCTATCTGGAAGACACTCCCAGCCTTTAAACTCAGCTTAAATGGCCCAACCTTTGGTCTCTTATATTCTGTTactaaacaataataaaaatttacagagactgtatcttaaacattttttcctcatAGAATTTAGCACAATGTCTAGCgttggggaaatataattaaaaacaaaagctccTCCAACCCAGGAAAACCTCTCCACAAATAGAGGAGGaaacactattattattaaataagcaTTAAACAGAATGTGATGTGCATCGCTTGGCAATCTACGGGGAGATTGCAAAGACAGAAGAACTTCTCACCCTTTTATACAGCCAAGCAGATGCAATCCCTTACATACGTGTTCTCAAGGTGAACAATAACTCGTCCTCACGTGAGAGGCCTTGACAGTCACACACGGTCCATCCTGACTTTCCCGTGGTAACTGGGGTCACCATCTGTGTTAGCCGATTGGCTTCATCCAGGGAAGCAGCCGACTTCTCATCTGTCTATGACAGGAGGTGGTTTTGCAACTTGCAGTAAGGCGCCTGCCGGCGgcagctccctgccctccccaggaacTGGGAGATGGGGTGCTAGCTCTcagtgtttacatttcaaagagatggttcccaggtccttgagaaagacattcctggctCATAAAGCTGAGGAAAGAACCCATCACATTTTCAAAAGCATATGTATCCACATCTCAAAGAGAGAGGGACCTGCTTACAATGACAAGTTTTCTAAAGCAGATGTTCTAAGAAAAAGGAGGCCAGggaaatctctttattttcaacagggagaattCAGCctcttatctttaatttttatttgtccttacACTAGCATATGGTAAAGATACTTAATAGATATTGACTTGATTAATAATTAATGAACAAGTCCATCTtcttcaattattaaaaaaaaaatcttgaagcaTCTCTTTTCGAAATGTCACACTTCGCTTTGACAGAGAGAAATACTGCAGGGGACTTTGAagtggaaaggagagggaggggtgtCAGTTCCAGAACAGCTGCAGGTCCTGTAAAGCGGTGGCTCACGGAGCAGAGGGGCCTGAACGCCTCAGGAATGGTCGTCACCTGTTGCTGGTTTTGGCTTGGGGTGTGCGTTTGCaccgtccccccacccccatttaaAATGCGGTGGGTGAGTAATGTGAAGTTGTTTTAGGCAGACTTGTTGCTGCAGGAATAGAAATCTACTCACTTACTTGTGCAGGGGATGGGGTGCAAGTTGTAAAAGGTGCTCTTATAGCTCCTTAGTGTGGAATTCAaagctcctccctctgcccctctgctgCCTTCTCAGCTTAGCTCTCTTGGCATCCTGAGGAGTGTCTGTTATAAAAATAACAGTCCTGTAAATGGGAAAACCATCAGGACCTGGTCAAACTCAGGGTCCCAACAGCAGCAGGTGTGAGCTTGGGGCCAGACTGAGGACCTTCCTGTCTAGTACAAGATGAAGCTCAAGACTTGTCAGGACTGGAAACCCCCTGATCCATCCAGCTCCCTGTCTCTAGTCGGAACCTCATCTGAGGGCTCACAGGCTGCAAGCCCAGAAGCTTTATGTTCCCTGGGCAGGTTGCTGAGCAGCCACTTCTGTGGACACTCGGTCACACGTTCACTGACCTGGGACTCATGTTGCTCCTTAagattgtttccttttgttcAGCTCTTGCTGGAAAATTGAGCATGCCAGAGCTGGCCAGGCCCTTAGAGATGATCTGGTCCGATGCTTTCATGTCACACATCAAGACACTGAGGTAGGGCTGGAAGTGAGCTGCCCAGGGTCTCCCAGCCGTCTGCGGAGTGTGGGCCCCTATGAAGTACCTGGCTCTGAAAAAATCACCATGTATTTAAAGATAGGAAATAAGCTGACCCTTCAGCCTTCAGCCCTTTCTTCTCCAGAGAAAAGGATCCCAATTTCTTCACCATCATTGGTGAGAGCTAGATTCTGGGGGTCTGGCAGTGACGACCACCTACTCATGGCTGGAGAGGCAAATAATATCCCCTCTCCATTTCCCGCCCACCGTTTCACCGCGAGTCAGCCTCCTGGGTTCTGAGTCTAGAAGGGAGAAACCCAGGAGGAGTGTTCAGGGTTTCATCGTGGATCACCTTCTTTCTAGGAGGGCTGCTCCACTATTCTTCAGTTCGAGTTCTGGAGAAGTGGCCTGTGATAGCCTGCAGATTTCCCCTCCAAGACGGCAAGCATTGAGCAGTGCAGGGAGCGTGGCTTTATGGAGAGACGCATCTgggttgaaatcctggctctctctcttccttgtgaTGCGGGCTCGacgagctgaggagtcgaaagaaagatttcttggactgtcagggtctggcagtagtgctcttttattcagagaatagcatggagcagcatggggacagaacccatgggcgGGAAGAGCtacaaacatgggttgagggtagggctaaatttaaggcataggtatgtgagttctcactttacaagataaaggaaagattatgtaaaaaaaaaagtcattaaaatggtatcagtgcaggtggggtctggtctgGTTATTTGGTGGTCATATAACTTTTGGTAAGAATCAGATCGgtcaggtcaggacatcctatgcttccgggaggatgatatagatcggtatgtagggcaggacgccttgggcttttctccctggggcagccttgatcctcatcacttGGACGAGTTATCTCCATCTCTCCGGGCTGCTGTTGGTTACTTTGCTCAGTGGAGATAACCATTTCTCGTGTGAGCTTCTGGAGAGAATGAAATGGGATCTTGTGTATGGAGCATGACACTTAGTAGGCACCCGGGAATGGTAACCTCCTCTCTTTCTAAAGTGGGGTTTCTCTGAGGTTAACCTCAGATTCTGGAACGTCAGTAGCACAATGGCTTCCCTAGGGGAAGAGCTGGGGTCAGGACTTAAGCAATTGCGGAGTTTCATTTGGtgcaaaggaaaacaattaaacCCCACAATTTTCTTAGCTTTAGACTGAACCTCAAACCCAGTCTTCACTCAAGGCCCTAAAAAGCCATAAACAGAGACCCAGGAgggtaaaaaaagaagaagatgcaGTGCATCTAGAAAACAGTAAGCAGGACAGGAGGCCAAAAGACAGGGGGAAGCAATGTGAAAACGACctcagagagaagaaggaaaaggatctGGGCCACCTAATGAGAAGGGAAGTCTAGAAAAGGGAAGCTGGTTGGAAGCAATGGGTAATGATGaccaaaagaagttaaaaaataaacgaGCTGGCCTGAGAAAAGGAAGTGGCCTGGAGGAAGTAGGAAAGGATCGGCAGGGGAGGCGAGCCACTAATTTTATCCAGCACGTCATCCAAAATCCATTTCTACTGGGGTATGAAGCGCACGCGCACTCAAAGCTCTGCTTCTAGGTCCAGCTCAAACTCTCCCAGCTCAACACCATTTAGTAAAACCTTGACTTAACAGGGATAGAGGGCGGGGAGGCCTGAGAACAGCCTGGGGGATTTCTGCTCTCGCTGGCTGCTGCCCTGAGCTGTGCAGTGCAGCCTCCGCCGCGGTGCCTTCTTGCAACTTCGCCTTGCGTGCAGCCTTCCTCTTGCAACGTGTCTGTAGGAAACCTAGCCAAGCAAACACTGCAAAGGTTTAGCTCTTTGGATTCTTGCACTTGGTTTCTGGTGTCTTCAGGGCCAAGAAAGCCAGTGTCCAACCCAAGTGAAAGCCAATTAGACTCCTGGCAGACCTTTGACCTCCCCTGAAGGCCACCCCTAAGGACTGGCCCTGCTCCCATCTGCTGCCAGGAGGCTCTATCTTCAAGCTCATCTCCCAATCCTGGGACATCTCAGAGGATCCAGAAATAAAAGGTCCACCCAGCTCAGGCCCACCCTTCCTAAAAAGATGCCTTGATGAAGCTGCCAAGCTCAGTGGAATAGATCAGTGAAGATGTCCTTCACCAATGTCAGATTTCTGATGTAGACAGTGCCCTCCCATGCTCTGGGGCTTGCAGCTAACGGGGCTGGGTTTGAACTGGCTCCCAGCCACGTAAAACCCTGGGTCACCTCTGAGTCACACATTTGAGGTGGCTTCTGGGCCTTGACATTCGCATGGAAGAGAGGGCTGAAACTGCTTGTGCACCAGCTGCCTCCTGATCAGATGCATCCGACAGCCACTCGTTGACAGAGCGTGCTGAGATGGGCAGCTGTGTTCCTAGGTTGTCTTCTCTCGGTGGAGAGGTGGTGGGCCTGTGCTTATCTCCGGGGCTCTGCACCATAAGGCTGATGCATCGCTTCTTTCGgcgtttcattcattcattcactcatgcattcattcattcaacaagctaGGCATCCTCTAAGCTCTCAGGTATCAAGGTCCCCTGGCCCATGACAGGAAGGACACCTGTTTCCCTGTAAGCTCCCCTGGGAACGGGGCAATTAAAAGGCTGCTGTCACCATTACTCCCATGGAACTCTTTGAATGAAGGTCTAGGATACAATGTTTATCCTTCTGCAAATCTTCCTGTggcacttgctctgtgccaggccttgcCCTCTGCTGAACACTGGCCGACAGAGCTGAAGAGGACACTGTTCTCTTAGGAACTCCCAGTCTGGGGCAaggaggatgggggaagggccGTAAAGTAAGGTTGGAAAAAAGTGCTGAGGCTGGCCATCTCTATGCCCAAACTGCAGCCCTGCGACATGCCAGCTGTGTGgacttgagcaagttactcaccctctctgagtGCATCTACTTGCCCATAAAGTAAAGATAATAATCCTTTTAGGTGTTGGCTACTGTTTATTGAACACGTACGACATGCTGATGGTTACTGTATTAGGCTACTTgctaacttatttattttaatttttcataaccctttagatttttgtttatttttattttttaaattccaagtcAATTGATTGAAATTTTTTCCAAGATAGGTAATACGCATATACATTGTAAAAAAATTCCACAGCTTTACAGTGATAAGcctcctctctctcatcctctagTCTCCAGTACCCCTTTCCAGCACATTGTTGTCGCCACTAGGAGTGTGTCCCTTCAGAGATACTCAAACCTTATGCAAACACTCACATACATACATCACTCCTTTCCACAAATGACAGCATACTATATGCACAGTACCTCACCTGGCTTTTTCCACTTATCAGTATATGTTAGAGATTGTTTTATAAAAGAACATATAGATCTGCCTAGTAgtggagtttttttgtttgttgttttttttggtaGTTCGggggttttttgtgggtttttttttttttttttggtgaggaagattggccctgagctaacatctgttaccaatcttcgtctttttgcttgaggaagattgtcactgagttaacatctgtgccagtcttcctctattttgtatgtgggatgccaccacagcatggcctgaccagcagtgtgtaggtcctcacccaggatccaaactggtgaatgccagcccccaaagcagagggcacaaacttaaccactatgccactgggctggcacctgtttgtttgttttttaaacacgGTCTTAGTATTCTGTCATTCAGAGTGACCATAGTTTAATTTGATCTGCCCCTAATGATGGACCATGAGTTGGTTCCCTTCATGTACATTTCAGTCTGGCTGCAGTGGCTGTCAGTATACATGTTTCCTTGAGCATGTGTGTGAGTACATCTCTAGGATAAATTCCCAGTAAgagatttacattttatttcattcttatgcTCTCAACAAACCTATGAGGTTGTTTTAGAGAGGGAAACTGAGATGGTTGCGTTTATGGCTTTTACCACCTGTTCTGGGTTCTGCTTTCTTTGGTATTCACTGAGTCCTTATGTCTTCTCCCCTCCAGGGTTTGGCTTTGTCTGCGTCAtcttggggaagggagaggggaaggggcacGAGTGTGGATGCGGCCTCAGCCCCACTCCCCCCACTTCTAGCTGTATGATGAGCCAGCTGCTAAACCTTGCTGTGACCCTGCTGAGCGTAGTGTGTGCAAACGGACATGTGAATGGCACGGGGAGTAAGTTCTCTGGAGTGACTGTGCAGTTCCTCAGACTCACATAGGAGCTCATTGAAAGCTGTGCCCCTCCCGTTCCTTCCTCTGTACAAGGTGCAGAATTGCTCATGGCAGGGATCACAATATGCTGCGTGAGCATCCACTGCGTGCATAGCACTCTGCAAGAGCTCAGGCAGAACAGTGGGAGACACGGACGGTTCTGGGGTCTTGGCTGAGGACTCTGAGCCACTAGGGAGCCAGGAAGAGACCGCTGAGTGTTACTGAACCCTCACCTGAGCGAACCCTCAGGATGGCAGGTAGTGGTCCCAAGCTAGACAGATGTTCCCTGACCAGCCATTTTACTCTCAGTAAGCAATGAGACCAATAGTCAGGCAAAATGATCCCTCTGATCGCGTCCCTGAAGTTGCCTCTCATCTGCAGAGGACAGATTGACACACTCCCTGCAGCTGCCTTCCTCAAAGTCTTTGCCCATTTGCACTGTTCCCTGTTGAGATGAGAAGCCCCTTCATGGCCCCGACTGTGCCTGACTGATCTCCCCATGTGCTCCCTGCCATGCCGAGCCCAGTGCCTGCGGGGACTTCAGATGGTCTGCTGAATGGATGTTGACCCTCCAACCAGGACCACTCCTGGCTTATTTGGCCTTTTGGTGCAAATTAGAGAAGGTGTCCCTGTGCATGTAGCAGCCCTGAGCCAGGGCACCCAGCAAGCAATGGGTGGATTTGGGACCTCCTTACACTCAGCCAGGCAGTCAGTTGTTTATTTCTAACTATCCCTGGCTTCTCCACGCTCTTGTCCCAGCCTACCCCTTCCTCTTATCACAAACATCCCTGAGCCATTCAGGGGGCTGTAAATTAGACACAGGACTTTCCTTTCAGAATTAGAATGAGCCTGACAGCTTAGTAAAAGCTCCGTAAATGTTGGCTtactccctctccctcccccaaaaaaatctgaaaagaaaacattttttatttcagggaaaaaaaaataaagcaaactttACACAATGGCTAGGGTGGGAGCAAAACGTGAGCGTCCACAGGCAGCCTGGATGATCCCACAGGTCCAAAGTGCTTCTGCTCCCTCACCTTgtgcatttattaagtgcttgctgtgtgcaacacactgtgccaggtgcttccCTCAGAACAGTGCTGTGGGCAGGCATGAGAATGAATCCCAGCCTTGTAGATGAGAAATGTCAGGCTGTGAGGTTCCAAGGTCGCCCAAGGTCACTCGGCCAGAGCGGGCAGATGTGGGATTCAGTCTCAGGAgagcccaagtcacacagccctCACCCTTCCCgcccacctccctgccctccctgtcAGTGACCCCGGGATCCTTCCCTGAAGACTTTAGGAGGTCCCTATGTGCAAGGCACAGTGCCAAGAGTGGAAATCTAACTCACCCGTAGCTTTGGCAAAACCGAGCTGATCCCAAAGCACGATGTTCCTGGGCTGCAGGACTGAGCACAGATGCGAAGAGATGCAGAATGACTTTTATTGGCCTTGGGCTCCTCTTGAGGTCAGCTTTGCCAGCTCTTTTCACTGGAGGGCAGACGGGAGAGGGTAGCTAGCCCCAGGCCCCTAACTCATAAGCACCAAGGGCCTGACTATTTATACTCCTCCATGGCTGCATGTCTGTAAGACGTGCCTCTGCAAGAAGCCACTGGCCCCAAGTAGCAATCCCCCTGTGTCCCTATCTCTCAGTTTGAGCCGCTTGAAACTGACATATGTGTGGTTCAAAAATGGTTGCTTATCAGCCATTTTATGTGGTTCCACTTAAACATCATTAAGGTCACAGCCAGACGTCCTCTCTGAGAAAAGGGCATTGCAGCCTAAAGCAAACAACACATAGACTTTCCCTCGGGTTCAGAGCTCCATCCCAGCCTGAGACGGCCCAGGTCAGAAAGCCTTGGCCAGCTTCATCCTGGAAGAGTCTGGGTAAGATGCTGACATGGGCCAGGACGCAAAGCAGAGGCTGAGAAGGGAGGAGCAAAGCCCCGGCTGGGTGGGCTCTCACTTTGGCAGACACCATCTCGGTAAAACCAACAAGAAAAGGATGCAGCGGGGTGTGGACACTCCCTTGGTTAAAGAAGCAAGAGTTTGCTTTTAGTTACATGGGAAGGGAGGCAGTGACAGCTAGGAGGTGTGTTCTGAATACACCTGGGGTTTCTAAGGGGCCTGTCTGTGGTGTCACAAGGAAGAGGAGCGGGCCCCAGAGGACCAGGGCGAAAGTGCTGCCCTTGCAGCCTCTGGAGTGAATGAGGAATGAGTCCTGGCTGGGAGGAGTTGGGGGGAATGAGATAAGTTTTCCTTCCCAACCTGTGCAGAAATgttttatctttcagtttttgttaagAGAGAAACGGGAAATAAGAAAAGTGGGGAAGTCAGGGTCGAAGTGAAGTACGGGTGGTAGTTATCGGGTTAACTAGCCCCCGGGGGGCAGCCCAGCAGGCTAACTGAACACAGTCCTCCATCATGGACCCATCAGCCCTTCCTGACTGCAAAGGCCCGGGTGATGGCCACACCTTCTCTTCACTTGGAGTGATGGGATGACCAGCCGCTGTAGTTTGCTTAGAACTGAGGAGTTTCTGACATGTGAAACTTCGGTGCTAAAATCACAAAAGTCCCGGGCAAACCAAGATGAGGTAGTCACCCTTGACTGTGTGACTCTATGTCTCACCCCTTAAGGAAGAGAAGGACTTGTTGGttgcaagaggaagaggaaaagaaatggctCTCGAAAACAAAGATGAGGGCTTCCGGGCACAGGTCTGCTCAGGGCTCTGGGGAGTGGCTGAGACCTCTCTCTTCAGCCTCAGCTTCGTACAGGAGAAATTAGGGTCCAGAGGGTAGAGGAGGTGGGAATAAAAGGAGGCGCTGGACTGGAGGTGTGAATTACAGCTGCACCTCTCTGCTAAGCCACTGCCTCGCCTCCCCACCCGTAGTCCTCTCCGCTGCTGTCCACGTACTGGTCAAGCTAGCTACCTTTCAGAGaaacttttgaaaagcaaagaaaaaacgATGTCTCAAGCTTCAAAAGGCCTAGATTCAAGTGCTCGCTGAGCCATttactgtgtggctttgggcaagttactgaacctctcagagacttggtttcctcttctgtcaaagGAGTCTGTTCCAGCCTCACTCAGACActgttgtggggattaaacaaGATGGCATGTGTGACACTGGGAAATGTATTGGTCAGACACCCAACCAGTATGTGTTTCTCGCCTATGCCTGGGGCCAGACAGAATTCTAACTTTGTTTCTCGAGAACTAATGCTgttacttattttcctttctgatccAGGCCCTCACCATGCCCACCCACTTCCCTGAGCCAATCTCGGACTATTTTCAGTACGATGAGTCTGCAGAAGCCTGTAACATGGAGGACATCGTGGCCTTTGGGACTGCCTTCCTGTCCGTGGTCTACTCCCTTGTCTTTGTGTTCGGCCTGGTGGGAAATTTGCTGGTGATCTTTTCCCTCAGCAACAGCCAGAAGCGCAAGAGCATCACCGACATTTACCTCCTGAACCTGGCCTTGTCCGATCTGCTTTTTGTAGCCACTTTGCCCTTCTGGACTCACTATCTGAGAAGTGAACAAGGCTTTCACAATGCCGTGTGCAAACTCACCACTGCCTTCTTCTTCATCGGGTTTTTTGGAGGCATCttcttcatcaccatcatcagcatCGATAGGTACCTGGCCATTGTCCTGGCCGCCAACTCCATGAACAACCGGACTGTGACGCACGGCGTCACCATCAGCCTGGGCGTCTGGGCAGCAGCCATCTTGGTGGCAGCACCCCAGTTCATgttcacaaaacaaaaagaaaatgaatgcctTGGTGACTACCCCGAGGTCCTGCAGGACATCTGGCCCGTGCTCCGCAATGTAGAAGCAAATGTTCTTGGCTTCCTGCTCCCGCTGCTCATTTTGATCTACTGTTACTTCAGAATCATGCGGACGCTGTTCTCCTGCAAGAACCGCAAGAAAGCTAAAGCTATTAAACTGATCCTTCTGGTGGTCATCgtatttttcctcttctggacaCCCTACAACATCATGATTTTCTTAGAGACGCTCAATCTCTACGACTTCTTTCCGGATTGTGACATGAAAAGGGATCTGAAATTGGCCATCGGTGTGACCGAGACAATAGCATTTATCCACTGTTGCCTCAATCCCATTATCTATGCCTTTGCTGGAGAGAAGTTCAGAAGATACCTTTCCCACCTGTACAGGAAATGCCTGGCTGTCCTGTGCTGTTATTCTGTCGACACCGGTTTCTCCCGGCCTGAGTCACAAACGGGCAGGCGGGAAAGCATTCTGAGCAGCAATTTTACCCACTACACCAGTGATGGAGAGGTGTCCCTCCATGTCTGAAGGGATCCCCAAAGCCTCCTCCCTACAGAGAGCCTGGAGTTTCTGAATCTGACACAGAAGAATGAGGACAGATTTTTTTCGTTTCTTACAAGCAAGAAATGATGGACCCAATGCCTAAAAAAACAACCCTAAGATGTTTTTGAGAATTGTGCTCAAAATTTGAATGATAAAGGGTGGGAATATTTCTTATTGCAAATGTCAAGACTCTTTTGTTTACAAATGACGAAAATTCAACTCAGACTAGCTTACCTAAAAAGGAAGTGGTGAGTATTGTTCACACAGCAGCATGGACGGGGGTGGCTGAGCCCTCAGAGTGTGTGGAAACCACGGCTTGAATCTAGCTAGAAtttcctctctctgactctcaaATATCCCGGGGTGACAGAGCTCCCAGATTCGCATAATGCAGCTTTGTTATCAGAGAGGGACTGAGACCCATTCCTCTAGGGTCTCAAGGTCAAAATTCCTGGGGAAGGGCTCTGATTAGCCAAGTTTGTATCAGATGCCCATCCCTGGACCAGGTGGTGGTATCCATAGGCAAGGGATAGATAAGATGGCAGCTTCCATTCCAAACTCATGGTTAGAGGTGCAAGAAGATGTATTTCCAAGAAGCTGGAGGGGTGGGTGCTGCCCACCAACTTCACCATGTGTCTGGCTCAGCCTCGCCTTGATCATACCAGCCAGCACTTACTGCCAGCCTCCTCTTCCTTAAACTCCCTTCTATCGTGTCCCCAAACCTACAAAGGTTTCCCAGTGCCTGCTGCATcaaattcaaacttaactgcCTGACCTCTGAGACCCTCCATCATGTGGTCCCACCAACAGGTTCCCCATTGTCTCCCATTCCCAAAGGACTGCACCTACCCTGTCAGCCAGGTCTCTCCCATCTGACCTCATGCGTCTCCACCTGCTTCCAGACCcagagggagaaatagaaagaacCCTGGCCCAAACTAAGA
It encodes the following:
- the CX3CR1 gene encoding CX3C chemokine receptor 1 isoform X1; this translates as MALTMPTHFPEPISDYFQYDESAEACNMEDIVAFGTAFLSVVYSLVFVFGLVGNLLVIFSLSNSQKRKSITDIYLLNLALSDLLFVATLPFWTHYLRSEQGFHNAVCKLTTAFFFIGFFGGIFFITIISIDRYLAIVLAANSMNNRTVTHGVTISLGVWAAAILVAAPQFMFTKQKENECLGDYPEVLQDIWPVLRNVEANVLGFLLPLLILIYCYFRIMRTLFSCKNRKKAKAIKLILLVVIVFFLFWTPYNIMIFLETLNLYDFFPDCDMKRDLKLAIGVTETIAFIHCCLNPIIYAFAGEKFRRYLSHLYRKCLAVLCCYSVDTGFSRPESQTGRRESILSSNFTHYTSDGEVSLHV
- the CX3CR1 gene encoding CX3C chemokine receptor 1 isoform X2; protein product: MPTHFPEPISDYFQYDESAEACNMEDIVAFGTAFLSVVYSLVFVFGLVGNLLVIFSLSNSQKRKSITDIYLLNLALSDLLFVATLPFWTHYLRSEQGFHNAVCKLTTAFFFIGFFGGIFFITIISIDRYLAIVLAANSMNNRTVTHGVTISLGVWAAAILVAAPQFMFTKQKENECLGDYPEVLQDIWPVLRNVEANVLGFLLPLLILIYCYFRIMRTLFSCKNRKKAKAIKLILLVVIVFFLFWTPYNIMIFLETLNLYDFFPDCDMKRDLKLAIGVTETIAFIHCCLNPIIYAFAGEKFRRYLSHLYRKCLAVLCCYSVDTGFSRPESQTGRRESILSSNFTHYTSDGEVSLHV